From Sardina pilchardus chromosome 9, fSarPil1.1, whole genome shotgun sequence, a single genomic window includes:
- the lsm3 gene encoding snRNA-associated Sm-like protein LSm3 isoform X1 — protein sequence MLGKQASMADEVEQQQTTNTVEEPLDLIRLSLDERIYVKMRNDRELRGRLHAYDQHLNMILGDVEETVTTVEIDEETYEEIYKSTKRNIPMLFVRGDGVVLVAPPLRVG from the exons ATGCTGGGTAAACAGGCAAGCATGGCGGACGAAGTAGAGCAG caaCAAACAACCAACACGGTCGAGGAACCCCTTGATCTTATCCGACTTAGTTTGGATGAGAGGATCTACGTCAAGATGCGGAATGACCGAGAACTACGAGGGAGACTGCAT gCTTATGATCAACATTTGAATATGATTCTCGGAGATGTGGAGGAGACGGTAACAACAGTTGAGATTGACGAGGAGACGTATGAAGAAATTTATAAG TCCACGAAAAGGAACATTCCGATGTTGTTCGTTCGTGGTGATGGTGTGGTCCTTGTCGCTCCGCCCCTCAGAGTGGGATAA
- the lsm3 gene encoding snRNA-associated Sm-like protein LSm3 isoform X2 codes for MVQQTTNTVEEPLDLIRLSLDERIYVKMRNDRELRGRLHAYDQHLNMILGDVEETVTTVEIDEETYEEIYKSTKRNIPMLFVRGDGVVLVAPPLRVG; via the exons ATGGTG caaCAAACAACCAACACGGTCGAGGAACCCCTTGATCTTATCCGACTTAGTTTGGATGAGAGGATCTACGTCAAGATGCGGAATGACCGAGAACTACGAGGGAGACTGCAT gCTTATGATCAACATTTGAATATGATTCTCGGAGATGTGGAGGAGACGGTAACAACAGTTGAGATTGACGAGGAGACGTATGAAGAAATTTATAAG TCCACGAAAAGGAACATTCCGATGTTGTTCGTTCGTGGTGATGGTGTGGTCCTTGTCGCTCCGCCCCTCAGAGTGGGATAA
- the tp53rk gene encoding EKC/KEOPS complex subunit TP53RK produces the protein MASDSDENKMPYLNKCNLIKQGAEARVYRGTLLGKPTIIKERFPKHYRHPVLDEKLTHRRTVQEVRAILRCRKAGISTPVVYFVDYTSHCIFMEDLVGAIMVRDHIASSQASGQDLVGLNALAEQMGQILARMHDEDVVHGDLTTSNMLLRQGSGEGVRPELFLIDFGLSYTSALPEDKGVDLYVLEKAFLSTHPNTEQLFQRLLKSYTKTSKKAHAVIKKLDEVRLRGRKRSMVG, from the exons ATGGCGTCAGACAGCGACGAAAATAAAATGCCATACCTCAATAAATGTAATTTGATCAAACAGGGAGCGGAGGCCAGGGTATATCGTGGTACACTTTTGGGTAAACCTACTATAATTAAAGAACGGTTCCCGAAGCACTATCGACATCCAGTCTTGGATGAAAAACTGACGCACCGTAGAACTGTTCAGGAGGTGCGTGCAATCCTACGCTGCAGAAAAGCAG GCATCAGCACCccggttgtttactttgtggaCTACACCTCCCACTGCATCTTCATGGAAGACCTTGTAGGCGCCATCATGGTGAGGGACCACATTGCCTCCAGCCAAGCCTCTGGTCAAGACCTGGTGGGGCTCAATGCCTTAGCAGAGCAGATGGGCCAAATCCTGGCTAGAATGCATGATGAGGATGTCGTTCATGGCGACCTAACCACGTCTAACATGTTACTACGACAAGGGTCAGGGGAAGGTGTCAGACCTGAGCTGTTCCTGATCGACTTTGGGCTGAGCTACACTTCGGCTTTGCCGGAGGATAAAGGAGTGGACTTGTATGTGCTGGAGAAAGCTTTCCTAAGCACGCACCCAAACACTGAGCAACTTTTCCAGAGGCTTCTAAAAAGTTACACCAAGACCTCCAAAAAGGCCCACGCAGTGATCAAGAAATTGGACGAAGTCAGACTAAGAGGGAGGAAGCGGTCTATGGTTGGGTGA